From one Amycolatopsis sp. FDAARGOS 1241 genomic stretch:
- the mftE gene encoding mycofactocin biosynthesis peptidyl-dipeptidase MftE — protein sequence MHLSDLAFPDVARRAAAGAILAVPIGATEQHGPHLPLSTDTDIAVALCENLAKGRPDVLVAPAVPYGSSGEHAGFAGTVSIGRAATELLLVELGRSATETFSGVLFVSAHGGNAEPVGRAVATLVAESRDVSVFQPRWRGEPHAGAAETALQLTLRPGAVRMSHAVAGDRRPLHEVLPLLRSGGVRAVTDTGVLGDPTNATAEDGAVLLKDLGTQLLAHVEAWLPAVAP from the coding sequence ATGCACCTGTCCGACCTGGCGTTCCCGGACGTCGCGCGGCGCGCGGCGGCCGGAGCGATCCTGGCTGTCCCGATCGGGGCGACCGAACAACACGGGCCGCACCTGCCGCTGAGCACGGACACCGACATCGCGGTCGCGCTGTGCGAAAACCTCGCGAAAGGGCGACCGGACGTCCTCGTGGCTCCGGCTGTGCCGTACGGGTCCAGCGGGGAGCACGCCGGGTTCGCCGGCACGGTGTCGATCGGGCGAGCCGCGACGGAACTGCTGCTGGTCGAGCTGGGCCGCTCGGCGACGGAGACGTTCAGCGGGGTGCTGTTCGTCTCCGCCCACGGCGGCAACGCCGAACCCGTCGGCCGGGCTGTGGCCACGCTTGTCGCGGAATCCCGGGATGTGTCGGTGTTCCAGCCCCGCTGGCGCGGTGAACCCCACGCCGGTGCGGCGGAGACCGCCCTGCAGCTGACGCTGCGCCCGGGTGCCGTGCGCATGTCCCACGCGGTTGCCGGAGACCGGCGCCCGCTCCACGAGGTCCTGCCGCTCCTGCGCTCCGGCGGGGTGCGGGCGGTGACGGACACGGGCGTGCTGGGGGATCCGACGAACGCGACCGCCGAAGACGGCGCGGTCCTCCTGAAAGACCTCGGTACACAGCTGCTCGCCCACGTCGAGGCCTGGCTCCCGGCGGTCGCGCCGTGA
- the mftC gene encoding mycofactocin radical SAM maturase (MftC is a radical SAM/SPASM enzyme that catalyzes the first two steps in biosynthesis of the electron carrier mycofactocin from the terminal Val-Tyr dipeptide of the precursor peptide MftA.) translates to MSLVEEFQYGLDAPICLTWELTYACNLSCVHCLSSSGRRDPRELSTAECKALIDEFERMQVFYVNIGGGEPTVRPDFWELVDYATEHHVGVKFSTNGIKITDEVAAKLAGSDYVDVQISLDGATEEVNDAVRGPGSYRTALRAMERLRNAGFADFKVSVVVTRQNAGQLGAFKEIADRYGAQLRLTRLRPSGRGADVWDELHPTAAQQRELYDWLVAHGENVLTGDSFFHLAGYGDGGLPGLNLCGAGRVVCLVDPVGDVYACPFAIHETFLAGNIRDAGFAEVWRESELFTELRSPQTGGACTSCSAYDSCRGGCMAAKFFTGLPLDGPDPECVRGQGELSLAGVAPGSAPKPSLDHSHRKGPVPVTIGMRRPPERACDESPLSAEFARRGGR, encoded by the coding sequence ATGTCGCTGGTGGAGGAGTTCCAGTACGGGCTCGACGCGCCGATCTGCCTGACGTGGGAGCTCACTTATGCCTGCAACCTTTCGTGCGTGCACTGCCTGTCCTCGTCCGGGCGGCGGGATCCGCGGGAGCTGAGCACGGCCGAGTGCAAGGCGCTGATCGACGAGTTCGAGCGCATGCAGGTGTTCTACGTGAACATCGGCGGCGGCGAGCCCACGGTGCGACCCGACTTCTGGGAGCTGGTCGACTACGCGACCGAGCACCACGTCGGCGTTAAGTTCTCCACCAACGGCATCAAGATCACCGACGAGGTGGCGGCCAAGCTCGCCGGGAGCGACTATGTCGACGTGCAGATCTCCCTCGACGGCGCCACCGAGGAGGTCAACGACGCGGTGCGCGGGCCGGGCTCGTACCGCACCGCGCTGCGTGCCATGGAACGGTTGCGCAACGCGGGTTTCGCCGACTTCAAGGTGTCCGTTGTGGTCACCCGGCAGAACGCCGGGCAGCTCGGCGCGTTCAAGGAGATCGCCGATCGCTACGGCGCGCAGCTGCGCCTGACCCGGTTGCGGCCCTCGGGCCGCGGAGCCGACGTGTGGGACGAGCTGCACCCCACCGCGGCCCAGCAGCGCGAGCTGTACGACTGGCTCGTCGCGCACGGCGAGAACGTGCTGACCGGCGACTCGTTTTTCCACCTCGCGGGGTACGGCGACGGCGGGCTGCCCGGGCTGAACCTGTGCGGGGCCGGCCGGGTGGTGTGCCTGGTCGACCCGGTCGGCGACGTCTACGCCTGTCCGTTCGCGATCCACGAAACCTTCCTCGCCGGCAACATTCGCGACGCCGGGTTCGCCGAAGTCTGGCGGGAGTCCGAACTGTTCACCGAGCTGCGCAGCCCGCAGACCGGCGGTGCGTGCACGTCGTGCTCGGCGTACGACTCCTGCCGCGGCGGCTGCATGGCGGCGAAGTTCTTCACCGGCCTGCCCCTCGACGGCCCGGATCCCGAGTGCGTGCGAGGCCAGGGGGAGCTCTCGCTCGCCGGCGTCGCGCCGGGCAGCGCGCCGAAGCCATCGCTGGACCACTCGCACCGCAAGGGCCCGGTCCCAGTGACGATCGGCATGCGCCGCCCACCCGAGCGAGCGTGCGACGAGAGCCCGCTCAGCGCCGAATTCGCCCGGCGCGGCGGACGCTGA
- the mftB gene encoding mycofactocin biosynthesis chaperone MftB (MftB, a small protein, is a peptide chaperone that assists the radical SAM enzyme MftC in performing two modifications to the C-terminal Val-Tyr dipeptide of the mycofactocin precursor peptide, MftA. MftB's role is analogous to the role of PqqD in the biosynthesis of PQQ, a cofactor that derives entirely from a Tyr and a Glu in the precursor PqqA.) translates to MSTDTSPFELDGAWELDAQVSVRPERFGALLYHFGTRRLSFLKNPTLLAVVRALPERPSARAACAEAGVPPAQLPRYEGALATLAQSRMIRPRSV, encoded by the coding sequence GTGTCTACTGACACCTCGCCGTTCGAGCTGGACGGCGCCTGGGAGCTGGATGCCCAGGTGTCCGTTCGGCCCGAGCGGTTCGGCGCGCTGCTGTACCACTTCGGCACGCGCCGCCTGTCCTTCCTGAAGAACCCGACGCTGCTGGCCGTGGTGCGGGCGCTGCCCGAGCGCCCGAGCGCCCGAGCCGCGTGCGCCGAGGCCGGGGTGCCACCGGCGCAGCTGCCGCGCTACGAAGGTGCCCTGGCCACGCTGGCCCAGTCGCGGATGATCCGCCCGAGGAGTGTGTGA
- the mftA gene encoding mycofactocin precursor MftA (Mycofactocin is a small molecule electron carrier derived from the final two amino acids, Val-Tyr, of MftA, the mycofactocin precursor. It plays a role in redox homeostasis and the metabolism of alcohols and aldehydes in Actinobacteria, including Mycobacterium tuberculosis.), translated as MSEDTTEVETPEVAEDLLVEEVSIDGMCGVY; from the coding sequence ATGAGCGAGGACACCACCGAAGTCGAAACCCCCGAGGTGGCCGAAGACCTGCTGGTCGAAGAGGTCTCGATCGATGGCATGTGCGGTGTCTACTGA
- the mftR gene encoding mycofactocin system transcriptional regulator (MftR, the mycofactocin system transcriptional regulator, is an uncharacterized TetR family DNA-binding transcription factor. Its role is inferred by context. It occurs as part of the biosynthesis locus for mycofactocin, a partially characterized electron carrier derived from the terminal Val-Tyr dipeptide of the precursor peptide MftA, through a radical SAM enzyme-mediated process.) yields the protein MTTDSPAPHEARRGRPPGTSARELEVIALRLFSEQGFHETTVDQIAAAAHVTKRTFFRYYDTKADVLWNEFDTEVATIQSLLAASPEDLPVLEAVRLAVLEANHYSAEDVPELRMRMSLVSTVPELAANATIHYDAWERAVAGFVAHRTGQPTDSLFPLAVGRSVLATCRAAYERWSARADADLTLYLDAAMKALAAGFADTVLVTEPDPTR from the coding sequence ATGACCACCGACTCCCCCGCTCCACACGAAGCCCGCCGGGGCCGCCCGCCGGGCACGAGCGCGCGTGAACTCGAAGTCATCGCGCTCAGGCTCTTCAGCGAACAGGGTTTCCACGAGACCACCGTCGACCAGATCGCCGCGGCCGCCCACGTCACCAAACGCACGTTCTTCCGCTACTACGACACCAAGGCCGACGTGCTGTGGAACGAGTTCGACACCGAGGTCGCCACGATCCAGTCGCTGCTCGCCGCGTCGCCGGAGGACCTGCCCGTGCTGGAAGCGGTGCGCCTCGCCGTGCTCGAGGCCAACCACTACAGCGCCGAGGACGTCCCGGAACTGCGCATGCGCATGAGCCTGGTCAGCACCGTCCCCGAACTCGCAGCCAACGCCACCATCCACTACGACGCCTGGGAACGCGCCGTCGCCGGCTTCGTCGCCCACCGCACCGGCCAGCCCACCGACTCCCTCTTCCCCCTCGCGGTCGGCCGCTCGGTCCTCGCCACGTGCCGCGCCGCCTATGAACGCTGGTCAGCCCGCGCCGACGCCGACCTCACCCTGTACCTGGACGCCGCCATGAAAGCCCTGGCCGCCGGCTTCGCCGATACCGTCTTGGTCACCGAGCCGGACCCCACTCGATAG
- a CDS encoding DUF1963 domain-containing protein, whose amino-acid sequence MDLSGGDEGHRQQLIDELRPLLERISIPSAAIRVDDDHPAAITGSFVGSHPYLPEGASWRQYHDLPMLFLIQINFAEVGPLPGFPTSGLLQWFIGANDHMLGFTTGASKGLEGFDVRRYPDTSAAPIEGPQAPTPWHRLRDEDNLLTPLSTSDARRLNFQVGRALPQLAEFTLDGDLEQLVMDLARLGGAPSDDPGVLAGNGWIDLLGRESPFRDDFVQGSSLGGSAYVTHEDPRGNSPNFPPIGDPAGQVLITLDQDIAPDWGVQGIAHLFGDPAAVARGDLSSVRYYWDCT is encoded by the coding sequence GTGGACCTTTCAGGGGGAGACGAAGGACATCGCCAGCAGTTGATCGACGAGTTGCGGCCGTTGCTTGAGCGGATCTCCATCCCCAGCGCAGCCATCCGCGTCGACGATGATCATCCCGCCGCGATCACCGGCTCATTCGTGGGCAGTCACCCGTACCTTCCCGAGGGTGCGTCGTGGCGGCAGTACCACGACCTGCCGATGCTGTTCCTCATCCAGATCAACTTCGCCGAGGTCGGCCCGCTGCCCGGGTTCCCGACCAGCGGGTTGCTGCAATGGTTCATCGGCGCCAACGACCACATGCTCGGATTCACCACCGGCGCGTCGAAGGGATTGGAAGGGTTCGACGTCCGCAGGTACCCCGACACCAGCGCCGCACCGATCGAGGGGCCACAGGCGCCGACGCCGTGGCACCGACTGCGCGACGAAGACAACCTCTTGACACCGCTGAGCACGAGCGACGCACGACGTCTGAACTTCCAAGTCGGACGCGCCCTGCCGCAACTCGCCGAGTTCACGTTGGACGGCGACCTCGAGCAGCTCGTCATGGACTTGGCGCGGCTCGGCGGCGCACCAAGTGATGATCCAGGTGTCCTTGCCGGGAACGGATGGATCGACCTGCTCGGCCGCGAGAGCCCGTTCCGCGACGACTTCGTCCAGGGCAGTTCGCTGGGCGGCAGCGCCTATGTCACGCACGAAGACCCCCGTGGAAACTCCCCCAACTTTCCGCCGATCGGCGACCCCGCCGGCCAAGTCCTGATCACCCTTGACCAGGACATCGCTCCCGACTGGGGTGTCCAGGGCATCGCCCACCTGTTCGGGGACCCGGCAGCCGTCGCCCGAGGCGACCTCTCGTCCGTCCGGTATTACTGGGACTGCACCTGA